From one Lycium ferocissimum isolate CSIRO_LF1 chromosome 5, AGI_CSIRO_Lferr_CH_V1, whole genome shotgun sequence genomic stretch:
- the LOC132056508 gene encoding pentatricopeptide repeat-containing protein At4g21190, producing MLCLRCSPVIFTTRRRETVQFTKNCNRNIVVCEAKGPRPRYPRVWKTKRKIGTISKSLKLVECIKGLSNVKEEVYGALDSFIAWELEFPLITVKKALKILENEKEWKRIIQVTKWMLSKGQGRTMGSYFMLLNALAEDGRLEEAEELWLKLFSQNLESMPRIFFQKMISIYYHREMNEKMFEIFADMEELGIRPTVPVVTMVGNVFQKLGMLDKYQKLNKKYPPPKWEYRYIKGKRVKIRTKDLDKSQDRDVVSQSEEVDESEFDENSKEQPDEVDEDYVEQLKEVDECEPGEISTVPSETRESSKST from the exons ATGCTTTGTTTGAGGTGTTCTCCGGTAATTTTTACTACTAGAAGACGGGAAACAGTTCAATTCACCAAGAACTGTAATCGTAACATTGTG GTGTGTGAAGCTAAAGGTCCACGGCCAAGGTATCCTCGAGTGTGGaaaactaaaaggaaaatagGGACCATTTCCAAGTCACTGAAGCTTGTTGAATGT atAAAGGGATTATCAAATGTCAAGGAAGAAGTCTACGGAGCTCTTGATTCTTTCATCGCATGGGAACTGGAGTTCCCTTTGATTACAGTGAAGAAAGCATTAAAAATTCTTGAGAATGAAAAGGAGTGGAAAAGGATAATTCAG GTAACAAAGTGGATGTTGAGTAAGGGTCAAGGGAGAACAATGGGAAgctatttcatgttgttaaacGCCTTGGCTGAGGATGGGAGACTTGAGGAAGCTGAAGAGCTTTGGCTGAAACTATTCTCTCAGAATCTAGAAAGCATGCCTCGTATTTTCTTTCAGAAAATGATATCCATATACTATCACAGGGAGATGAATGAGAAGATGTTTGAG ATATTTGCAGACATGGAAGAACTTGGTATTAGGCCCACTGTACCTGTTGTCACAATGGTGGGAAATGTTTTTCAGAAACTTGGAATGTTGGACAAGTACCAGAAATTGAATAAGAAATACCCACCCCCAAAGTGGGAATATCGATACATAAAAGGAAAGAGGGTCAAAATAAGAACAAAAGATCTTGATAAATCTCAGGATCGTGATGTTGTAAGTCAGTCTGAGGAGGTAGATGAGTCTGAGTTCGACGAGAACTCAAAAGAGCAACCAGATGAAGTTGATGAAGATTATGTAGAGCAACTCAAAGAAGTTGACGAGTGTGAACCTGGTGAGATATCAACTGTACCTAGTGAAACAAGGGAATCTTCGAAGTCAACTTAA